CCCGCTGTCGATCAGCCGGGACACGGTCGGGCCGAACGCCCGCTCAAGGTTGCCGCAGGCCGGGCAGAGGAAGTCTTCGTAGAACGTCAGCACGGCCTTGGGCTCGTCGGTCCCGTCCTTGGTGACCAGCTTGCTCGAGGTGACCCGGATCGCCTCGCCGGCGCCGGCGCCCTTCTTGTGACCGTTGGACACCACGATGTAGCCGATGAGTCCCACCGCGAAGACCACCACGATGGCGACAAGGCCGATCTGCATTGCAAGGTTGCGCTTCTGGTCGCCGGCCTTCAAGCCGGAGGCGCCGGGGCGTTTGGGTTTGCTGGCCACAGTCGATTGGTCCTCGTGTTCGGTGGTCGGTTTGCGGTTCAGCGTACCGGCGCGAGCCCCGGACCTCAGCCGCGGCTGAGGTGCGCGCGCAGCGCCGAGATCAACTCACTGGTCGCGGTCGCGCTACCGCCCCCCAGCGGAAACAGGTTGATGAAGGCGTGCGTCAGCGACGGCATCTGCCGCAGGTCCACCACAACCCCGGCCTCGCGCAGGGCGGCGGCGAACGCTTCGCCTTCGTCGTGCAGCGGGTCGAAGCCGGCGACGGCCACCAGTGCCGGCGGCAAGCCAGACAGGTCGTCGGCCAGCAGCGGCGATACCAGCGGGTCGGTCGGGTCTAGCTGTGAGCGGCCCACGTACTGGTCGGTGAACCAGTCGATGTCGTGCTTGGTCAGCAGAAAGCCGTCGCCGTAGAGGGTGCGCGAACGGGTCTGGGCGGTGCAGTCGGTGACCGGATAGATGAGCCACTGCAGGACCGGTGCCGGTCCCCCTTCGTCGCGCGCCCGTAGTGCGACCGCGGCGGCGAGGTTGCCGCCGGCGCTGTCGCCGCCGACCGCCACCCGCCCGGCAATCCCACCGAGTTCCGCGGCGTGCTCATGTGCCCAGCGGAATGCCGCCAGGGCATCGTCGAGCGCGGCCGGGGCGGGGTGCTCGGGCGCCAGACGGTAGTCGACCGACAGCACCGCGATGTCGCCGTCTCGGCAGGTCAGCCGGCAGATCGCGTCGTGGCTGTCCAGGTTGCCGATCACGAATCCGCCACCGTGGTAGAAGACCAGCAACGGCTTGGCGCCACCACCGACCGGGCGGTAGTGCCGAGCGGCGATGTCACCGGCCGGGCCGGGCAACACGATGTCGCGAACGTCGACATGGATATCACTGCCGCCCAGCCCGGCGGTCGTCTCGCGCAATTGGGCGCGGGAGGCAAGCGCGTCGTCACCGATGACGAAGCCGTTGATGCCCATCGCGCGCTGTGCGGCCAGCGTCAGTCGCAGGGTGGGGTCCAAGGTCTTGCCGTCGATGGTCACCGCGCGACCGCCGGTCATGATCCGTTGCACCCCGATCGGCAGCATCGGTGTCACCTTCATACCGACTGCCATCAAGGTGCTCTGCAGCTGATCGGTCCATCGCGCGCCCCGGCCGGAACGGGAGCCGCCTGGCAGACTTCGTGTCATGGCTGCTGAAGATAGCTTGCGCTGCGTCACGCTCAACGACGGTAATTCCATCCCGAGCGTCGGTTTCGGGGTTTACAAGATTTCGCCCGCCGAGACCGAGCAGGCGGTGCGCACCGCGCTGGCGGCCGGATACCGCCATGTCGACACCGCAGCCCTGTACGGCAACGAGCGGGAGGTGGGCCGGGCCGTCGCGGCATCCGGGCTGCCGCGCGACGAGGTGTATGTGGTCACCAAGGTGTGGAATTCCGACCAGGGCTATGACTCGACGCTGGCGGCATTCGAGGTGAGCATGGAGCGCCTCGGCCTGGATTTTCTGGACCTGTACCTGATCCACTGGCCGCTACCGGCGGCCGGCAAATTCGTCGAGACCTTCCGGGCGCTGGCTCACCTGCGGGATCAGGGCCGGATCCGTTCGATCGGGGTGAGCAACTTCGCGCCCGAGCACCTCGAGATGCTCATCGACGGAACGGGGATCGTGCCCGTCGTCAACCAGGTCGAGTTGCACCCGCGCTTCAGCCAGCCCGAACTGCGTGAGATGCATGCCCGTCTCGGGATCGCCACCGAAGCCTGGGCGCCACTGGGGCGGGGTTCGCTGCTCGATCATCCGGTGGTAACCGAGGTGGCTCGGCGTTGTGGAAAGACACCGGCGCAGGTGCTGATCCGATGGCATATCCAACTGGGTAATATTGTGATTCCGAAATCGGTGCACCCGGAGCGCATCGTCGCCAACTTCGACGTCTTCGACTTCGAACTCGGCACGGCGGAGATGGCCGAGATATCCTCGCTCGACGACGGCGCCCGATTGGGACCCGATCCGCGAACATTCGATTACACAGGTAGGTGAAATGACGTCGGGCACTGCGATCCCCTCGGTCACCCTCAACGACGACCGCACGATGCCGACTCTGGGCATCGGGGTGGCCGAATTGTCCGAAGCCGAAACCGAGCGTGCGGTCTCGACCGCGCTCGAGTTGGGCTGTCGGTTGATCGACACCGCCAAGGTGTACGGCAACGAGGCCGCGGTGGGCCGAGCTGTCGCCGCGTCGGGGATCCCCCGCGAGGAGGTGTTCGTCACCACCAAGCTGGCCAACGCCGACCAGGGACTGACCGCCGCCATCGAAGCCTGCAAGGCCAGTCTGGAGCGGCTCGGAATGGACTATGTGGACCTGTACCTGGTGCACTGGCCGGCTCCGTCGCTGGGTATGTACGTCGACAGCTACGGCGGCCTGATCCAGGCCAGGGAGCTGGGCCTGGCCCGGTCCATCGGGGTGTGCAACTTCACCGCGAATCACCTCGACGACGTGATCGACCTGGCATTCGAGACGCCGTCGGTCAACCAGATCGAGCTGCACCCGCTGCTCAACCAGGCTGAGTTGCGTGCCGCCAACGCCGAGCGCGGCATCATCACGCAGGCCTACAGCCCCCTGGCGGTGGGCCGGTTGCTTGAGCACCCGACCGTGACGGCGATCGCCGGCGAATACGGCAAGACCCCGGCGCAGGTGCTGATCCGGTGGAGCCTGCAACTGGGCAATGTGGTGATCCCCCGGTCCGCTCAGCCCGAGCGCATCGCGGCCAACCTCGACGTGTTCGGCTTCGAGCTGGCCGACGAGCACATGGAGAGCCTGGGCGGCCTCAATGACGGCACCCGGGTGCGGGAAGACCCGCTCACCTACACCGGCATCTGATCCCGGCCGATCCGCACACGCGGGTCAGCGCGCAGACACGCGGCGGTTGATCCGCTCCACCAGCCGGGCCCGCGCTTGCGGCCACTCCTGCCCGATCACCGAGTAGACGATGGTGGTGCGCCAGGATCCGTCGCGGCGCCGGGCGTGGTTGCGCAGGTCGCCCTCTCGGGTGGCGCCGATGGCCTGCACCGCGCGCTGCGAGCGCTCGTTGAGGTTGTCGACGTTGAACTGCACCCGGCCCGCGCCCAGGGCGCCGAAGCAGTGGTCGAGCAGCAGCAGTTTCGACTCGGAGTTGACCGCCGAGCCGCGGACCCGCTGGGCCAGCCAGGTGCTGCCCACCGTCAGTCGGCGGTCCACCTCGCTCATGTCGTAGAGCGAGGTGGTCCCGACGATCTCGCCGGTGCTGACCTCGACCTGAGTCAGCACCTGATGATCCGACGCCAGCGCCGCGGACACCGAGGCTTCGGTGGGCGGCTCGGAGTGCTGGCCGTAGAGGAAATAGCGGGTGCACTCGGTGTCGAAGGCGTGGGCCAGTCCGCCGACATCGGCGAGCACCGTCGGTCGCAACAGCACATGCTTGCCAGGCAGCGTCGGCGTGGTACGCCAGTGGTCGATCGTCATCGGCTCCCCTATCCGGTCGGGCAGGTGGCCGCTGCCTCACGCAGCACGTCGGCTGACGGCTGGTCGAGACGCAGCGCGTAGCCCCGCAGCACCGAAATGTAGGCAATGGCGTATTGGCACGCGAACGATTTATTCGGCGGCATCCACTGTCCAGGACCCGCATCGCCCTTGTCCTGGTTGCCCTGCCCGCCGACCGCCAGCAGGTTGGCCGGGTCGTTGGCGAAGCGCAATCGTTGCCGATACGGCCAGGCCGACGCCCCCATGTCCCAGGCGTAGGCCAGCGGCACGATGTGGTCGATCTGCACCGCCTCGCCGATCTTCGCGCCGCGGGTGAAGGCGACGACGGCGTTGGTGTAGGGGTCGTGCAGGGTTCCGGTGGCCACCGCATCCGGGCAGCGCTTGGTCGACACGTGCGTGATGTCCACCAGATCACGGTTGAGGATGTCGTCGCGGGTGTCGCAGCCGTTGTGACCGCCCGGCGCGTCGTTGTCGTCATCCCAGGCGTCGCCGAAAACCGAACGGCGGTAGTCGTAGCGGTGCGTACGGGCCGGAACGACGGTGATGCCGGCCAGGACATCGGCGCCGGCCGCCACCGTGGGCATGCCGGCCTGCGCCGCCAGGGCACGACTGCGATGGCCCACGGCCGACACCGTCTGGTAGGCCACCACGACGGCGAGCACCGCGGCCACGGCCAGCCACAGCAGGGTTTTACGACTGGTCATGATTTGTCCAGGTAGTCGATGTCGGTGAAATGCGCGGCGAGCGTTGCCAATCCGGGATCATCCGGGTTGGACTCCCAGGCCTGCATGCAGAAAGCGCGGGCCGCCTCGATCACCTCGCCGTGGTCGGCCAGCGACAACAGCTTCAAGCCGCCTCGCCAGCCGGACTGGTTGCGGCCCAACACATCTCCCTCGCCACGCTCGGCCAGGTCCAGATCGGCCAAGGCGAATCCGTCCAAGGTGCCTGCGACGGCCTTCAGGCGCTGCCCCGCCTTGGATCCCGGACCGCTGGAGGTCACCAGCAGGCAGAGGCTGGCATGCTTGCCGCGGCCGATCCGGCCGCGAAGCTGGTGCAGCTGGCTGATACCGAACCAGTCGGCGTCGGCGATCAGCATGACGGTGGCATTGGGTACGTCGACACCGACCTCGATGACTGTGGTGCAGACCAGCACGTCGATCCCACCGCTGCGGAACGCCGTCATCACCGCGTCCTTCTCGTCCCCGGTCAGCCGCCCGTGCATCAAGCCCAGCCGCAGCCCCGACAGCGGCCCGGCTCGCAGCTGATCGAACAGCCCCACCGCGGTGGCCGAGGTTCGGCCGCCCTCATCGGCTGAACCGGGTTTGCTCGGCTCGTCGGTCTCGTCGATGCGGGGTGCCGCCACGTAGGCCTGCCGTCCGGCCGTCACTTCCTCGCGGATCCGCGCCCAAGCCCGATCCAGCCAGGCCGGCTTGTCCTTGACGAAGATCACCGAGCTCGCGATCGGCTGGCGGCCGCGGGGCAGCTCGCGCAACGTGGAGGTCTCCAGATCGCCGTATACGGTGAGCGCCACCGTGCGTGGAATCGGGGTGGCGGTCATCACCAGCAGGTGCGGAGTAATGCCGTCGGGAGCTTTGGCGCGCAACTGATCTCGCTGCTCGACGCCGAATCGATGTTGTTCGTCGACGACCACCATGCCCAGGTTGTCGAATTCGACAGCGTCGACCAGCAGGGCGTGCGTGCCCACGACGATGCCGGCCCGGCCGCTGGCGATCTCGGCGCGAGCCTGCTTCTTGGCAGCCGCGGACATCGAGCCCGTGAGCAGCGCCACCGCGGTGGCATTGTCGGCCTCGCCCAATTGACCGCCGAGCGCCAGCGGCCCGAGCATGTCGCGGATCGATCGGGCGTGTTGGGCAGCAAGGACTTCGGTGGGTGCCAACAGGGCGCACTGATAGCCGGCATCAACCAGTTGCAGCATCGCCAGCAGCGCGACGATCGTCTTACCCGAGCCGACCTCGCCCTGCAGCAGCCGATTCATCGGACGGCTGGCGGCCAGTTCGCCTTCGAGCACGCCGAGCACCTCGCGTTGTCCGGTGGTCAGCTCGAACGGCAGCCGCCGCAACAGTTCTGCGACCATTCCGTTGTCACGGCGCGGTGCCGGTGGCCCGGATTCGGACAATTCACCGTTCCGACGCATCGCCAACGCCCACTGCAGACCGAACGCCTCGTCGACGGCCAGCCGAGCCCGGGCGCGGTCCCGTTCGGCGGCGTTCTCCGACAGGTGGATTGCGCGCAGCGCTTCGTCTTCGCCGAGCAGATCCCGTTCGGTGCGCACCGCAGCCGGCAGCGGGTCCGGGACCGGATCGAGCACGTCGAGCACCTGCCGCACGCAGTTGAAGATGTCCCAGCTCTGCAGTTTTGCGGTCGCCGGGTAGATCGGGTAGCAGCTGCGCTCGAAGTCCGACTGGTTGACCTGCCCGCTGACCTTTTGCGATGCATCGGCGATGTTGCGCAGCGAACTGCTGCCGAAGTTGCGATCGTGGTCTGCACCGTCGGCTTCCTTGAGTACCAGGAAGTCCGGATGGGTGAGCTGGATCGCGCCCCGAAACAGTTTGACCTCACCGGACAACATCACCCGGGTGCCGGGGGTCAACCGCCAGCGCAGGCCTTTGGGGTTGAAGAACGTCGCACTGACCTTGTTGCGGCCGCTACCGACGGTGACAGCGAGGTATTTTCCGTTGCGCCGCTGCATGTCTTTGAGCACCGCTGAGCTAATGGTGTCGACGATGGTGATGTGGTCGCCTTCGGCGGGGCGGCTGTCCTCCGCACCGCGCACCCCGGTGCCTTCGACATAGCTACGCGGGTAGTGCCGCAGCAGGTCCCCGACGGTGCGGATGCCGAAGCATTCGTCGAGTTTGTTGGCGGCATCGGAGCCGACGATGAAATCCAGCCGGTCGGCAGAGGTGACCATCGCTACTCGACCCCGATCAGCAGCGCGTCCCCCCGATGGCCGGTGAAGTAGGTCGCCAGTTCGGTTCCCGGGTGCTGGTCATGCACATGGCGGGCCAAGACGTCCATGACATCTTCCTCTAGCCCATCGATGCCCGCCCCGAACAACACCGTCACCAGTTCACCGCCGGCCGCCAGCAGCAGGTCGATCAGGCCGATCGCCGCGGCGCCGACATTGCGGGCCACGATCAGCACCTCATCACCGGCGATGCCCAAGCCGTCACCGGGCCGGCAGGAACCGGCCCAGGTCAGCGCCTGTTCGGTGGCGACCCGCACCGATCCGAGCCGGGTGCTGCCGGCAGCTCGGGCCATGGTGTAGCCGTCGTCGACCACCGGACGGCCAGGATCGTGGACCGCCAACGCCGACAGCCCCTGCACCATCGAGCCGGTCGGCACCGGCACCACGTCGATACCCCAGCCGATGGCCGCGGTACAGCCCGCCACCAGTTCCTCGGCGGCGACATAGCCGTTGGGCAGCAACATCACCTGCGCTGCGCCGGTGTCCACCACTGCCCGCAGCAGCTGCTGGGCGGTGACCATCATGACCGGCTCGGCACTGTGCGGGTCGGGCCGCAGGACGCACGCACCTTCGGAGTCGAACAGCGCCTCGGCGCCGTCGCCGTCGACCACGGCCAGCACCGCACGCTCCCGCGCCCAGCTGCCCGGGGACGGACCGGCGGCACCGGCCAGGGCCGAGATCTGGATACGCCGTGGCCGGCCGAAGGCCAGGCCCGCCTCGACGGCGGCACCGGCGTCATCGGTGTGCACGTGCACCGAATATCCGCCGACCACCCCCGAGGTGGCGATTGCCACAGATTCCCCGAGCTGATTCAGCCGTTCACGCAGCGCTTCGGTGTCTTCGGGAGCGCACTCACCAAGCAGGTACATGACCTCGAACTGCGGCGCGGGAGCCTCGGTGCCGGCCTCCGGCGGCCGCGGGCACGGCGCGGGCCGGTAGGGCGCCCGTACGGGCGCCTGCCCGGTGATCGTCGATCGCAGCGCGTCGAGCAGCACCAGCAGGCCGCGGCCGCCCGCGTCGACCACCCCGGCCTCGGCGAGCACGTCGAGCTGCGCGGTGGTCGCCTCCAGCGCCTGAGCGGCCGCGTCAGTGCCGGCCACCAGCGCCGGGCCCAACTCGGCTCCGCTGGCCGCGCACTGTTCGACGGCCGCGGCGGCGGCCTGCAACACCGACACGATGGTGCCCGGAACCTCGCGGCCGCCCATCGAGGTGACCACCAGTTCGACCCCGTGCCGCAGACCTGCGCCGAGCAGGGCGGAGTCGATGACGCTGACGCCGGTGTCGGCTGCGGTCACATCGGCCAGGCCGCGCAGGATCTGCGACAGGATCACCCCGGAGTTGCCGCGCGCACCGTGCAGTGCCCCGGATGAGAGGGCGGCCGCGACCCGGCGCACCTCGCCCGAGGCGGCCTCGGTGTTGGCTTCGGCCAGGGCCGAACGCATGGTGAACAGCATGTTTGTTCCGGTGTCGGAATCGGCGACCGGGAAGACATTGAGCTGGTTGATCTCGTCGGTGTGGGTGATCAGGTCACCGACGGCGGTGTGTGCCCAGTCCCGCAAGGTCGCCGCATCCAGCCGACGATCGGGGTTGCCCACCTCCACCCACCTTCCTGCCGACCACCTTCGGTGGCCGCAAGCCTAATCACTCCCGGCGACAGCACAGGTCACGTCCGTCCGCCCGCGATAGGGCGTTTTGGAGGTTGCCCCGCCGGGCGGGTATCCTGATCAGGTTGTCGGGCCACCCGCTGAGGTCGTTGGCCCTCAAGCAGACGTTTTGAGGAGTGTCACATATGGCTGCCGTGTGCGATATCTGCGGAAAGGGCCCCGGCTTCGGTAAGTCGGTATCCCACTCGCACCGTCGGACCAGCCGTCGGTGGGACCCGAACATTCAGGTTGTGCACGCCGCGCGTCCCGGCGGCAACAAGCAGCGCCTGAACGCCTGCACCTCGTGCATCAAGGCCGGCAAGGTCGTCCGCGGCTAAGTCCGCTCTTTCTCGCCGAGCGCAGGGACACCCCTGCCTCCTCGGCGATGCGCGCGACCCGCTGAACCGCGCTACTCCAGTCGCCAGTCGATCGGCTCGGCTCCCATCTGCGCCAGCAACTCGTTGGCACGGGTGAACGGCCGAGATCCGAAGAACCCGCGCGACGCCGACAGTGGCGATGGGTGCGGCGATTCGATCGCGACGCAATGGTCGGACAGCATCGGCTTGAGCGTCCCCGCGTCACGTCCCCACAGGATCGCCACCATCGGCTGACTGCGGGCCATCAACGCGCGGATCGCACATTCGGTGACGGCCTCCCAGCCCTTGCCGCGATGTGACGCAGGGGTGCCCGGTCGCACGGTGAGCACCCTGTTGAGCAGCAACACGCCCCGCTGCGCCCACGCGGACAGATCGCCGTTGGACGGCTTGGGATAGCCCAGATCCGCGGTGTACTCGGTGAAGATGTTCTCCAGGCTGCGTGGCAGCGGCCGCACATCCGGCGCGACCGAGAAGCTCAGGCCCACCGCGTGGCCGGGCGTCGGATAGGGGTCCTGCCCGACAATCAACACCCTGACGTTGTCGAACGGAAACGTGAAGGCACGCAAGATGTTCTGCCCGTCGGGCAGATAGCCGTGGCCGGACGTCGTCTCCTCACGCAGAAACTGCCCCAGTGCGGCGACGTGATCGGTCACCGGTGCCAGCGCAGTGGCCCAACCGCTTTCGACAAGTTCAGGGAGTGGACGCGCAGTCATGGTGTCTCAACGTAATGGGGCGTCGGAATCAAACGACTGCCAGCCCGCCTCCCCGTCCCACACCGCTCCGTCGACCAGCACGCGCGCCGGCCCCGCCAGCACCTGCCCGATCGCCCGCCAACCGGCCGGCACCGCTCCGGGAAACGCGGCGACCAGGGCGTGGTCTTCTCCCCCGCCCAGCACCCACGACCACGCGTCGGCGCCGACCGCTGTGGCCGCAGGCGCCAAGGCTCGATGATCGGCCGCCAGCGCCGCTGTAGATACCTGCAATGTCACCTGCGACGCGGCGGCCAGGTGCCCCAGATCGGCGATCAGGCCGTCGGAGATATCGGTCATCGCCTGCGCCCCGGCATCGGCGGCCACCGCGCCCTGCCCGTACGGCGGTTCCGGGACCAGGTGACGGCGCCTCAGTTCCGCAAATTCTTCCGCGCCCACACCGTCACTCCATAGCCGCAGCCCGGCCGCCGAGCGACCCAACTCGCCGGCCACCGCCAGCGTCGCCCCGGGCCGCGCCCCGGACCGCAGCACCGCTGTCCGGCCGGCCAGGTCCCCCAGTACCGTGACCGACACCACCCAGCAGTCGGCCTGGACCAGATCGCCGCCGACCACGCCGGCACCCACGCGCTCCGCCTCCACCCACATCCCATCGGCCAGGGCCGCGGCGTCGGCGGCTGACGTGTGGGCCGGGGCGCCGAAGCCGACGACGAACGCGGTGGGGCGTGCGCCCATCGCCTCGATATCGGCGGCGTTCTGGGCGATCGCCTTGCGCCCCACCTGCTGCGGGGTTGACCAATCCAGCCGGAAATGGCGACCTTCCACCAGCATGTCGGTGGACACCAGGGCCCGGCCGTCGGCGCAGCTCACCACCGCCGCATCGTCCCCGGGACCCAACTCGGTGGTGTCGGGCTGACGTCGCCCGGCGACCAGCCGGTCGATCATGGGAAACTCTCCAAGCTGACCCAGCGTGGGCTCGTTACCGCGCACAGCCTGGAGTGTAGGTGTGATCAGAACGGTAGGCGGGGCTTGACCACGGACAACGACGCGGACGGACCGCCGCGACTCGCGCTGATCATCGCGCTGGTGGTCGCCGTCGTCGCGGTAGGCGCGGCGCTGACGGTCGCCGCGCGGCACCATCCCGGCAAGCGGCCCGCCGCGCCGGTCCCGATAGCGACGGTGCCTGCTCCGCACGCCGACAGCGAAGACTGCCGCGCCCTCCTCGATGCCCTACCGGCTCAGTTGGGCGATTATCGGCGCGCCGAGCTCCTGGCACCGGCACCACAGGGCGCGGCGGCCTGGACCGCCGAGGACGGCGAGGCAGTGGTGTTGCGCTGTGGGCTGGACCGGCCGGCCGACTTCGTGGTGGGCTCCCCCCTCCAGGTGGTCAACCACGTGCAGTGGTTCGAAGTCCGCGAAGGCGACCGGGCCACCTGGTATGTGGTCGACCGGAAGGTCTATCTGGCGCTGACGCTGCCGCCGGGCTCGGGTCCCACGCCGATCCAGGAGGTGTCGGATCTGATCGCCGACACCGTTGCCGCCGTCCCGATCCGGCCGGGCCCGCCGCGCTGACCACTCGCCAGCGCTGACCACTCACGCCGAGCGTGTAATCAGGCTGAATATTTGGCTGCTTTTTCGCGCGGAGTGCACGCTCGGCGCCACCGGGCAGGGCAGCTCAGCGGAGCCCCACGCCGCGAGCCAGGGCGGTGTCGACCATCGTCGCCAGCAGCGTCGGGTAGTCCACGCCGCTGGCCGCCCACATCCGCGGGTACATCGAGATCGTGGTGAATCCGGGCATGGTGTTGATCTCGTTGATCACCGGGCCGTTGTCGGTCAGGAAGAAGTCCACCCGGGCCAACCCCTGGCAGTCCAGCGCGGCGAAGGCGCGAATCGCCAACTGCTGCACGGCTTCGGCGACGTCGTCGTCGATCTTGGCGGGCACGTCGAGTTCGGCTGCGTCGTCGAGGTATTTGGTGGCGAAGTCGTAGAACGAATCGTCGCGGTCGGCCACGCCGGCCACCCGGATCTCCCCCACGGTGCTGGCGCCCAGCGAGCCGTCGGGGAATTCGAGCACCCCGCATTCGATTTCACGGCCGACGATCGCGGCCTCGACGATGACCTTCGGGTCGTGCCGGCGTGCCTCGGCGATCGCCGCGGGAAGCTCGTCGTACGAGGTCACCCGGCTGACCCCGATCGAGGACCCGCCGCGCGCGGGTTTGACGAACAGCGGCAGCCCCAGCCGCTCCCGATCGTCGATCGACAACGTCTCCTGGGCGGGCCGCAGTACCGCGTAGGGGCCGATCGGCAGGCCGTCGGCGGCCAGCAGCTTCTTGGTGAACTCCTTGTCCATGCCCGCCGCGCTGGCCAGCACGCCGGCACCGACATAGGGCACCCCGGCCAGCTCGAGCAGTCCCTGTACGGTGCCGTCCTCGCCATAGGGGCCGTGCAGCACCGGAAACACCACGTCGACCGATTCCAGCACCTCCGCGGGCCCGGCGGCGGAGAACGCGACCAGCTGACCGGCTCGCTGCGGGTCGGCCGCCAGCGCCAGTTCGGCGCCGGAGTCGTTGCTGACCGCCGGCAGTTGGCGGTCAGTGATCGCCAACGTGTCGGGGTTGCCGTCGGTGAGCACCCACGCCCCCTCCGGGGTGATGCCTACTGCGACGACCTCGAAGCGCTGCGGATCCAGGTTGCGCAGGATGCTGCCCGCCGAGACGCAGGAGATGGCGTGCTCGCTACTGCGGCCACCGAAGACGACGGCCACGCGGGTGCGTTCGTGGGAATTCACACGCCAGAGG
The window above is part of the Mycolicibacter sp. MU0102 genome. Proteins encoded here:
- a CDS encoding thiamine-phosphate kinase; translated protein: MRGNEPTLGQLGEFPMIDRLVAGRRQPDTTELGPGDDAAVVSCADGRALVSTDMLVEGRHFRLDWSTPQQVGRKAIAQNAADIEAMGARPTAFVVGFGAPAHTSAADAAALADGMWVEAERVGAGVVGGDLVQADCWVVSVTVLGDLAGRTAVLRSGARPGATLAVAGELGRSAAGLRLWSDGVGAEEFAELRRRHLVPEPPYGQGAVAADAGAQAMTDISDGLIADLGHLAAASQVTLQVSTAALAADHRALAPAATAVGADAWSWVLGGGEDHALVAAFPGAVPAGWRAIGQVLAGPARVLVDGAVWDGEAGWQSFDSDAPLR
- a CDS encoding DUF3515 domain-containing protein, yielding MTTDNDADGPPRLALIIALVVAVVAVGAALTVAARHHPGKRPAAPVPIATVPAPHADSEDCRALLDALPAQLGDYRRAELLAPAPQGAAAWTAEDGEAVVLRCGLDRPADFVVGSPLQVVNHVQWFEVREGDRATWYVVDRKVYLALTLPPGSGPTPIQEVSDLIADTVAAVPIRPGPPR
- a CDS encoding D-alanine--D-alanine ligase family protein, with translation MNSHERTRVAVVFGGRSSEHAISCVSAGSILRNLDPQRFEVVAVGITPEGAWVLTDGNPDTLAITDRQLPAVSNDSGAELALAADPQRAGQLVAFSAAGPAEVLESVDVVFPVLHGPYGEDGTVQGLLELAGVPYVGAGVLASAAGMDKEFTKKLLAADGLPIGPYAVLRPAQETLSIDDRERLGLPLFVKPARGGSSIGVSRVTSYDELPAAIAEARRHDPKVIVEAAIVGREIECGVLEFPDGSLGASTVGEIRVAGVADRDDSFYDFATKYLDDAAELDVPAKIDDDVAEAVQQLAIRAFAALDCQGLARVDFFLTDNGPVINEINTMPGFTTISMYPRMWAASGVDYPTLLATMVDTALARGVGLR